Proteins found in one Tamandua tetradactyla isolate mTamTet1 chromosome 1, mTamTet1.pri, whole genome shotgun sequence genomic segment:
- the LOC143680674 gene encoding uncharacterized protein LOC143680674 — MQTVTNRHDQRHKERGGVAQDQGNTATPRVPKARSPRRRPVPPFVTNRPPAPGPRQTFLRFRAPADAPTPPRAPADPPRRPRGYGSLARARCLLSITDVDPPSPLSPSPGPPRSFAHLLWRAGGGGGREGQSADSSGRRASVGTERAEAATVDSAWRPPMVEKLEQMVTIALPHTCAAVTPPQETQVWVCSRRWALASELPAQKQNSPSLPFWGLHDHLPQILSLTASPGPSSSFLSTHRLASLRHSCGHLTTQGSKQVQTLMLATNFCFSLSF; from the exons ATGCAGACGGTAACAAACCGGCACGACCAGCGCCACAAAGAAAGGGGAGGAGTAGCTCAGGACCAGGGAAACACTGCCACGCCGCGCGTCCCCAAGGCGCGTTCCCCTCGCCGACG CCCCGTGCCGCCCTTTGTGACGAATCGGCCCCCGGCCCCCGGGCCGCGCCAGACCTTCCTCCGCTTCCGAGCCCCGGCCGATGCCCCCACTCCTCCGCGAGCCCCCGCGGACCCACCGAGGCGTCCAAGAGGGTACGGGAGCCTCGCGCGGGCCCGCTGTCTCCTCAGCATCACGGACGTGGACCCACCCTCACCCCTCAGCCCCAGTCCGGGTCCCCCGCGCTCGTTCGCTCACTTACTCTGGCGCGCCGGCGGCGGTGGTGGGCGTGAGGGACAGTCTGCGGACAGCAGCGGGCGGCGAGCTTCTGTCGGCACCGAGAGGGCTGAGGCAGCAACGGTAGACAGTGCCTGGCGGCCCCCG atggtggaaaaacttgaacaaatGGTTACCATAGCCCTCCCACACACGTGTGCAGCTGTGACTCCCCCACAGGAAACTCAGGTGTGGGTTTGCAGCAGAAGATGGGCACTTGCCTCTGAGCTGCCTGCCCAGAAGCAGAACTCTCCTTCTCTGCCCTTTTGGGGTCTTCATGATCATCTCCCCCAAATACTGTCTTTAACTGCCTCTCCAGGTCCCTCGTCCTCCTTCCTCTCTACTCACAGACTGGCTTCTCTGAGGCACTCCTGTGGTCATCTCACTACCCAAGGAAGTAAGCAAGTACAAACCCTCATGCTGGCCACCAATTTCTGCTTTAGTCTGTCTTTTTAG